One Brassica oleracea var. oleracea cultivar TO1000 chromosome C7, BOL, whole genome shotgun sequence genomic window carries:
- the LOC106305328 gene encoding uncharacterized protein LOC106305328 isoform X3 translates to MRFDSITHTAEAEYVTAKTSVWWDIENCPVPKGWDAHSIAQKLNSALVNLNYRGPLTITAYGNTELIPKPVQQALSSAGISLNHVPSGKKDASDKKILVDMFLWVLENPAPANLMLISGDGDFSYALNRLRMLRYNILLAHPLQASPFLVASARTSWMWRSLIATGSHSSRSCCSFGSEHALSTQAMDSGCVFNNADKLKGIYVQKAPSQQETRRKKLQKELRVCNVACKSTDIFTTAREQAAELKQNLELLGEPGNIASASSGCHEQDTEIMMVEMKKQTDALIDAKNIEACVQDNYSQSRDAFMKCLEKQNKELMETIATSERSGREFWHDFKERLDKSGVAPLSVDHVFSELSRDFHVPKEVRECFEAIFKKLESTQNDIEIEKLEDMTKKKKSTVIEYKYEPYVCNICNVVCDHPAVFESHHKGRKHAAKIKKQADALLDNKQIQDEVIQDNGLTKELQIKPVKAPENMDYLDDQRQELREGCDEEKFQTIEEVGESDYKSLPNAECLFTELNPELSPSKESRECLDAIFKKPEVSEDANLSRELESIPSQNLEMNSGDSESSSAGGATEHPEEYMDMKKEKVAKSSVSTKPITKEPKVLQLVWCQICRISCESKVAYANHICGKIHQQKRERMSERDAMLSKENAERLKKVLSKSQTTMVKEQTEKAFVDSLRTRQELRQRAVEHPLGKADATEEQTLVKTEDHGFQGAQEDKEEVKEINSISENLTRAFIGMNQESSVPKESRGCLDVIPQRVKAPADVNVTEKLEDESKHKPQTTPQEPLKEFAGLKEHLGVAAKRGEAKFQVDNFWTRLWGKKELEKLY, encoded by the exons ATGCGCTTCGACTCCATCACCCACACGGCGGAGGCTGAGTACGTGACGGCTAAAACGTCCGTCTGGTGGGACATCGAGAACTGCCCTGTCCCCAAGGGCTGGGATGCTCATAGCATAGCTCAGAAACTGAACTCAGCACTGGTGAACTTGAACTACCGTGGTCCTCTCACCATCACTGCTTATGGAAACACAGAACTCATCCCTAAACCTGTTCAGCAAGCTCTCTCCTCCGCCGGAATCTCTCTTAACCACGTCCCCTCCG GAAAGAAGGATGCGAGTGACAAGAAGATTCTGGTGGATATGTTTTTGTGGGTGTTGGAGAATCCTGCTCCGGCTAACTTGATGCTTATCTCCGGTGACGGAGATTTCTCTTATGCTCTTAACCGTCTGAGGATGTTGAGATACAACATTCTTCTCGCGCACCCTCTTCAAGCTTCGCCTTTCTTGGTTGCTTCTGCAAGGACCTCGTGGATGTGGAGAAGCTTAATTGCAACTGGTTCTCATTCCTCACGAAGTTGTTGCTCCTTTGGTTCTGAGCATGCTTTGTCCACACAAGCAATGGATTCAGGGTGTGTTTTTAACAATGCTGATAAACTCAAAGGAATATATGTTCAGAAAGCACCAAGTCAACAGGAGACAAGAAGAAAGAAGCTTCAGAAGGAATTGAGAGTGTGCAATGTTGCTTGCAAAAGCACTGATATTTTCACCACGGCCAGAGAACAAGCAGCTGAG CTGAAGCAAAACCTGGAATTGTTGGGTGAGCCTGGAAACATAGCTTCAGCATCAAGTGGGTGTCATGAGCAGGACACTGAGATAATGATGGTTGAGATGAAGAAGCAAACAGAT GCTCTCATTGATGCAAAAAACATTGAAGCATGTGTTCAAGACAATTACTCGCAGTCTCGGGATGCTTTTATGAAGTGCTTGGAGAAACAGAACAAGGAACTGATGGAGACTATTGCAACATCCGAAAGGAGTGGAAGAGAGTTCTGGCATGATTTTAAAGAAAGGCTAGACAAGAGTGGTGTAGCTCCTCTCAGTGTGGATCATGTTTTCAGTGAACTAAGCCGCGACTTTCACGTGCCCAAAGAAGTGAG GGAGTGTTTTGAAGCAATCTTCAAGAAGCTAGAATCTACACAAAATGATATTGAAATTGAGAAGTTGGAGGATATGACCAAGAAGAAGAAGAGTACGGTGATTGAATACAAATATGAACCATATGTTTGCAATATTTGCAATGTCGTTTGTGATCATCCTGCCGTGTTCGAGTCTCATCATAAGGGCCGGAAGCATGCTGCTAAGATTAAAAAGCAGGCAGAT GCTCTGCTTGATAATAAGCAAATACAAGATGAAGTCATTCAAGATAACGGTCTCACAAAGGAGCTCCAAATCAAGCCTGTAAAGGCACCTGAGAACATGGACTACTTAGATGACCAAAGACAGGAGCTGAGAGAGGGATGTGATGAAGAAAAATTTCAAACTATTGAAGAAGTAGGAGAGAGTGATTACAAATCTCTTCCAAATGCAGAGTGTCTCTTCACCGAACTAAACCCTGAGTTGTCTCCCTCTAAAGAATCTAG AGAATGTCTTGATGCTATTTTCAAGAAACCAGAAGTCTCAGAAGATGCAAACTTAAGCCGGGAGCTTGAGAGTATACCAAGCCAGAACCTGGAGATGAACTCAGGCGATTCTGAAAGTAGCTCTGCAGGAGGAGCCACTGAGCATCCCGAGGAGTACATGGACATGAAGAAGGAGAAGGTGGCTAAGTCCAGCGTTTCAACCAAACCTATAACGAAGGAACCAAAAGTTTTGCAGCTTGTCTGGTGCCAAATCTGCCGGATCAGCTGCGAGAGCAAGGTTGCATATGCAAATCACATCTGTGGGAAAATACACCAGCAGAAGAGGGAGAGGATGTCTGAGAGAGACGCCATGCTTTCTAAGGAGAATGCAGAGAGATTGAAGAAGGTATTGAGCAAAAGCCAAACCACCATGGTCAAGGAGCAAACAGAG AAGGCATTTGTTGATTCACTGAGAACTCGCCAAGAACTTCGCCAAAGAGCAGTGGAACATCCATTGGGAAAAGCAGATGCAACAGAGGAGCAGACACTTGTGAAGACCGAGGATCATGGGTTTCAAGGGGCACAAGAAGATAAAGAGGAAGTGAAGGAGATAAATTCCATATCTGAGAACCTAACGCGTGCCTTTATTGGAATGAATCAAGAGTCAAGTGTACCCAAAGAATCGAG AGGATGTTTGGATGTGATTCCTCAGAGAGTAAAAGCGCCAGCAGATGTGAATGTGACGGAGAAGTTGGAAGATGAGTCCAAACATAAACCCCAAACAACACCACAGGAACCTTTAAAGGAGTTTGCAGGACTTAAGGAGCACCTAGGAGTGGCTGCCAAGAGGGGAGAGGCTAAGTTCCAAGTTGATAACTTTTGGACCAGACTTTGGGGGAAAAAGGAGTTAGAAAAACTTTACTGA
- the LOC106305328 gene encoding uncharacterized protein LOC106305328 isoform X1 → MRFDSITHTAEAEYVTAKTSVWWDIENCPVPKGWDAHSIAQKLNSALVNLNYRGPLTITAYGNTELIPKPVQQALSSAGISLNHVPSGKKDASDKKILVDMFLWVLENPAPANLMLISGDGDFSYALNRLRMLRYNILLAHPLQASPFLVASARTSWMWRSLIATGSHSSRSCCSFGSEHALSTQAMDSGCVFNNADKLKGIYVQKAPSQQETRRKKLQKELRVCNVACKSTDIFTTAREQAAELKQNLELLGEPGNIASASSGCHEQDTEIMMVEMKKQTDASFLIFDALIDAKNIEACVQDNYSQSRDAFMKCLEKQNKELMETIATSERSGREFWHDFKERLDKSGVAPLSVDHVFSELSRDFHVPKEVRECFEAIFKKLESTQNDIEIEKLEDMTKKKKSTVIEYKYEPYVCNICNVVCDHPAVFESHHKGRKHAAKIKKQADALLDNKQIQDEVIQDNGLTKELQIKPVKAPENMDYLDDQRQELREGCDEEKFQTIEEVGESDYKSLPNAECLFTELNPELSPSKESRECLDAIFKKPEVSEDANLSRELESIPSQNLEMNSGDSESSSAGGATEHPEEYMDMKKEKVAKSSVSTKPITKEPKVLQLVWCQICRISCESKVAYANHICGKIHQQKRERMSERDAMLSKENAERLKKVLSKSQTTMVKEQTEKAFVDSLRTRQELRQRAVEHPLGKADATEEQTLVKTEDHGFQGAQEDKEEVKEINSISENLTRAFIGMNQESSVPKESRGCLDVIPQRVKAPADVNVTEKLEDESKHKPQTTPQEPLKEFAGLKEHLGVAAKRGEAKFQVDNFWTRLWGKKELEKLY, encoded by the exons ATGCGCTTCGACTCCATCACCCACACGGCGGAGGCTGAGTACGTGACGGCTAAAACGTCCGTCTGGTGGGACATCGAGAACTGCCCTGTCCCCAAGGGCTGGGATGCTCATAGCATAGCTCAGAAACTGAACTCAGCACTGGTGAACTTGAACTACCGTGGTCCTCTCACCATCACTGCTTATGGAAACACAGAACTCATCCCTAAACCTGTTCAGCAAGCTCTCTCCTCCGCCGGAATCTCTCTTAACCACGTCCCCTCCG GAAAGAAGGATGCGAGTGACAAGAAGATTCTGGTGGATATGTTTTTGTGGGTGTTGGAGAATCCTGCTCCGGCTAACTTGATGCTTATCTCCGGTGACGGAGATTTCTCTTATGCTCTTAACCGTCTGAGGATGTTGAGATACAACATTCTTCTCGCGCACCCTCTTCAAGCTTCGCCTTTCTTGGTTGCTTCTGCAAGGACCTCGTGGATGTGGAGAAGCTTAATTGCAACTGGTTCTCATTCCTCACGAAGTTGTTGCTCCTTTGGTTCTGAGCATGCTTTGTCCACACAAGCAATGGATTCAGGGTGTGTTTTTAACAATGCTGATAAACTCAAAGGAATATATGTTCAGAAAGCACCAAGTCAACAGGAGACAAGAAGAAAGAAGCTTCAGAAGGAATTGAGAGTGTGCAATGTTGCTTGCAAAAGCACTGATATTTTCACCACGGCCAGAGAACAAGCAGCTGAG CTGAAGCAAAACCTGGAATTGTTGGGTGAGCCTGGAAACATAGCTTCAGCATCAAGTGGGTGTCATGAGCAGGACACTGAGATAATGATGGTTGAGATGAAGAAGCAAACAGATGCAAGTTTTTTAATATTTGAT GCTCTCATTGATGCAAAAAACATTGAAGCATGTGTTCAAGACAATTACTCGCAGTCTCGGGATGCTTTTATGAAGTGCTTGGAGAAACAGAACAAGGAACTGATGGAGACTATTGCAACATCCGAAAGGAGTGGAAGAGAGTTCTGGCATGATTTTAAAGAAAGGCTAGACAAGAGTGGTGTAGCTCCTCTCAGTGTGGATCATGTTTTCAGTGAACTAAGCCGCGACTTTCACGTGCCCAAAGAAGTGAG GGAGTGTTTTGAAGCAATCTTCAAGAAGCTAGAATCTACACAAAATGATATTGAAATTGAGAAGTTGGAGGATATGACCAAGAAGAAGAAGAGTACGGTGATTGAATACAAATATGAACCATATGTTTGCAATATTTGCAATGTCGTTTGTGATCATCCTGCCGTGTTCGAGTCTCATCATAAGGGCCGGAAGCATGCTGCTAAGATTAAAAAGCAGGCAGAT GCTCTGCTTGATAATAAGCAAATACAAGATGAAGTCATTCAAGATAACGGTCTCACAAAGGAGCTCCAAATCAAGCCTGTAAAGGCACCTGAGAACATGGACTACTTAGATGACCAAAGACAGGAGCTGAGAGAGGGATGTGATGAAGAAAAATTTCAAACTATTGAAGAAGTAGGAGAGAGTGATTACAAATCTCTTCCAAATGCAGAGTGTCTCTTCACCGAACTAAACCCTGAGTTGTCTCCCTCTAAAGAATCTAG AGAATGTCTTGATGCTATTTTCAAGAAACCAGAAGTCTCAGAAGATGCAAACTTAAGCCGGGAGCTTGAGAGTATACCAAGCCAGAACCTGGAGATGAACTCAGGCGATTCTGAAAGTAGCTCTGCAGGAGGAGCCACTGAGCATCCCGAGGAGTACATGGACATGAAGAAGGAGAAGGTGGCTAAGTCCAGCGTTTCAACCAAACCTATAACGAAGGAACCAAAAGTTTTGCAGCTTGTCTGGTGCCAAATCTGCCGGATCAGCTGCGAGAGCAAGGTTGCATATGCAAATCACATCTGTGGGAAAATACACCAGCAGAAGAGGGAGAGGATGTCTGAGAGAGACGCCATGCTTTCTAAGGAGAATGCAGAGAGATTGAAGAAGGTATTGAGCAAAAGCCAAACCACCATGGTCAAGGAGCAAACAGAG AAGGCATTTGTTGATTCACTGAGAACTCGCCAAGAACTTCGCCAAAGAGCAGTGGAACATCCATTGGGAAAAGCAGATGCAACAGAGGAGCAGACACTTGTGAAGACCGAGGATCATGGGTTTCAAGGGGCACAAGAAGATAAAGAGGAAGTGAAGGAGATAAATTCCATATCTGAGAACCTAACGCGTGCCTTTATTGGAATGAATCAAGAGTCAAGTGTACCCAAAGAATCGAG AGGATGTTTGGATGTGATTCCTCAGAGAGTAAAAGCGCCAGCAGATGTGAATGTGACGGAGAAGTTGGAAGATGAGTCCAAACATAAACCCCAAACAACACCACAGGAACCTTTAAAGGAGTTTGCAGGACTTAAGGAGCACCTAGGAGTGGCTGCCAAGAGGGGAGAGGCTAAGTTCCAAGTTGATAACTTTTGGACCAGACTTTGGGGGAAAAAGGAGTTAGAAAAACTTTACTGA
- the LOC106305328 gene encoding uncharacterized protein LOC106305328 isoform X2: MRFDSITHTAEAEYVTAKTSVWWDIENCPVPKGWDAHSIAQKLNSALVNLNYRGPLTITAYGNTELIPKPVQQALSSAGISLNHVPSGKKDASDKKILVDMFLWVLENPAPANLMLISGDGDFSYALNRLRMLRYNILLAHPLQASPFLVASARTSWMWRSLIATGSHSSRSCCSFGSEHALSTQAMDSGCVFNNADKLKGIYVQKAPSQQETRRKKLQKELRVCNVACKSTDIFTTAREQAAELKQNLELLGEPGNIASASSGCHEQDTEIMMVEMKKQTDASFLIFDALIDAKNIEACVQDNYSQSRDAFMKCLEKQNKELMETIATSERSGREFWHDFKERLDKSGVAPLSVDHVFSELSRDFHVPKEVRECFEAIFKKLESTQNDIEIEKLEDMTKKKKSTVIEYKYEPYVCNICNVVCDHPAVFESHHKGRKHAAKIKKQADALLDNKQIQDEVIQDNGLTKELQIKPVKAPENMDYLDDQRQELREGCDEEKFQTIEEVGESDYKSLPNAECLFTELNPELSPSKESRECLDAIFKKPEVSEDANLSRELESIPSQNLEMNSGDSESSSAGGATEHPEEYMDMKKEKVAKSSVSTKPITKEPKVLQLVWCQICRISCESKVAYANHICGKIHQQKRERMSERDAMLSKENAERLKKVLSKSQTTMVKEQTEAFVDSLRTRQELRQRAVEHPLGKADATEEQTLVKTEDHGFQGAQEDKEEVKEINSISENLTRAFIGMNQESSVPKESRGCLDVIPQRVKAPADVNVTEKLEDESKHKPQTTPQEPLKEFAGLKEHLGVAAKRGEAKFQVDNFWTRLWGKKELEKLY, translated from the exons ATGCGCTTCGACTCCATCACCCACACGGCGGAGGCTGAGTACGTGACGGCTAAAACGTCCGTCTGGTGGGACATCGAGAACTGCCCTGTCCCCAAGGGCTGGGATGCTCATAGCATAGCTCAGAAACTGAACTCAGCACTGGTGAACTTGAACTACCGTGGTCCTCTCACCATCACTGCTTATGGAAACACAGAACTCATCCCTAAACCTGTTCAGCAAGCTCTCTCCTCCGCCGGAATCTCTCTTAACCACGTCCCCTCCG GAAAGAAGGATGCGAGTGACAAGAAGATTCTGGTGGATATGTTTTTGTGGGTGTTGGAGAATCCTGCTCCGGCTAACTTGATGCTTATCTCCGGTGACGGAGATTTCTCTTATGCTCTTAACCGTCTGAGGATGTTGAGATACAACATTCTTCTCGCGCACCCTCTTCAAGCTTCGCCTTTCTTGGTTGCTTCTGCAAGGACCTCGTGGATGTGGAGAAGCTTAATTGCAACTGGTTCTCATTCCTCACGAAGTTGTTGCTCCTTTGGTTCTGAGCATGCTTTGTCCACACAAGCAATGGATTCAGGGTGTGTTTTTAACAATGCTGATAAACTCAAAGGAATATATGTTCAGAAAGCACCAAGTCAACAGGAGACAAGAAGAAAGAAGCTTCAGAAGGAATTGAGAGTGTGCAATGTTGCTTGCAAAAGCACTGATATTTTCACCACGGCCAGAGAACAAGCAGCTGAG CTGAAGCAAAACCTGGAATTGTTGGGTGAGCCTGGAAACATAGCTTCAGCATCAAGTGGGTGTCATGAGCAGGACACTGAGATAATGATGGTTGAGATGAAGAAGCAAACAGATGCAAGTTTTTTAATATTTGAT GCTCTCATTGATGCAAAAAACATTGAAGCATGTGTTCAAGACAATTACTCGCAGTCTCGGGATGCTTTTATGAAGTGCTTGGAGAAACAGAACAAGGAACTGATGGAGACTATTGCAACATCCGAAAGGAGTGGAAGAGAGTTCTGGCATGATTTTAAAGAAAGGCTAGACAAGAGTGGTGTAGCTCCTCTCAGTGTGGATCATGTTTTCAGTGAACTAAGCCGCGACTTTCACGTGCCCAAAGAAGTGAG GGAGTGTTTTGAAGCAATCTTCAAGAAGCTAGAATCTACACAAAATGATATTGAAATTGAGAAGTTGGAGGATATGACCAAGAAGAAGAAGAGTACGGTGATTGAATACAAATATGAACCATATGTTTGCAATATTTGCAATGTCGTTTGTGATCATCCTGCCGTGTTCGAGTCTCATCATAAGGGCCGGAAGCATGCTGCTAAGATTAAAAAGCAGGCAGAT GCTCTGCTTGATAATAAGCAAATACAAGATGAAGTCATTCAAGATAACGGTCTCACAAAGGAGCTCCAAATCAAGCCTGTAAAGGCACCTGAGAACATGGACTACTTAGATGACCAAAGACAGGAGCTGAGAGAGGGATGTGATGAAGAAAAATTTCAAACTATTGAAGAAGTAGGAGAGAGTGATTACAAATCTCTTCCAAATGCAGAGTGTCTCTTCACCGAACTAAACCCTGAGTTGTCTCCCTCTAAAGAATCTAG AGAATGTCTTGATGCTATTTTCAAGAAACCAGAAGTCTCAGAAGATGCAAACTTAAGCCGGGAGCTTGAGAGTATACCAAGCCAGAACCTGGAGATGAACTCAGGCGATTCTGAAAGTAGCTCTGCAGGAGGAGCCACTGAGCATCCCGAGGAGTACATGGACATGAAGAAGGAGAAGGTGGCTAAGTCCAGCGTTTCAACCAAACCTATAACGAAGGAACCAAAAGTTTTGCAGCTTGTCTGGTGCCAAATCTGCCGGATCAGCTGCGAGAGCAAGGTTGCATATGCAAATCACATCTGTGGGAAAATACACCAGCAGAAGAGGGAGAGGATGTCTGAGAGAGACGCCATGCTTTCTAAGGAGAATGCAGAGAGATTGAAGAAGGTATTGAGCAAAAGCCAAACCACCATGGTCAAGGAGCAAACAGAG GCATTTGTTGATTCACTGAGAACTCGCCAAGAACTTCGCCAAAGAGCAGTGGAACATCCATTGGGAAAAGCAGATGCAACAGAGGAGCAGACACTTGTGAAGACCGAGGATCATGGGTTTCAAGGGGCACAAGAAGATAAAGAGGAAGTGAAGGAGATAAATTCCATATCTGAGAACCTAACGCGTGCCTTTATTGGAATGAATCAAGAGTCAAGTGTACCCAAAGAATCGAG AGGATGTTTGGATGTGATTCCTCAGAGAGTAAAAGCGCCAGCAGATGTGAATGTGACGGAGAAGTTGGAAGATGAGTCCAAACATAAACCCCAAACAACACCACAGGAACCTTTAAAGGAGTTTGCAGGACTTAAGGAGCACCTAGGAGTGGCTGCCAAGAGGGGAGAGGCTAAGTTCCAAGTTGATAACTTTTGGACCAGACTTTGGGGGAAAAAGGAGTTAGAAAAACTTTACTGA